One window of the Pan troglodytes isolate AG18354 chromosome 12, NHGRI_mPanTro3-v2.0_pri, whole genome shotgun sequence genome contains the following:
- the GKN1 gene encoding gastrokine-1 — protein sequence MLAYSSVHCFREDKMKFTIVFAGLLGVFLTPALANYNINVNDDNNNAGSGQQSVSINNEHNVANVDNNNGWDSWNSIWDYGNGFAATRLFQKKTCIVHKMNKEVMPSIQSLDALVKEKKLQGKGPGGPPPKGLMYSVNPNKVDDLSKFGKNIANMCRGIPTYMAEEMQEASLFFYSGTCYTTSILWIVDISFCGDTVEN from the exons ATGCTTGCCTACTCCTCTGTCCACTGCTTTCGTGAAGACAAGATGAAGTTCACA ATTGTCTTTGCTGGACTTCTTGGAGTCTTTCTAACTCCTGCCCTTGCTAACTAT AATATCAACGTCAATGATGACAACAACAATGCTGGAAGTGGGCAGCAGTCAGTGAGTATCAACAATGAACACAATGTGGCCAATGTTGACAATAACAACGGTTGGGACTCCTGGAATTCCATCTGGGATTATGGAAAT GGCTTTGCTGCAACCAGactctttcaaaagaagacatgcattgTGCACAAAATGAACAAGGAAGTCATGCCCTCCATTCAATCCCTTGATGCACTGGTCAAGGAaaagaag CTTCAGGGTAAGGGACCAGGAGGACCACCTCCCAAGGGCCTGATGTACTCAGTCAACCCAAACAAAGTCGATGACCTGAGCAAGTTCGGAAAAAACATTGCAAACATGTGTCGTGGGATTCCAACATACATGGCTGAGGAGATGCAAG aGGCAAGCCTGTTTTTTTACTCAGGAACATGCTACACGACCAGTATACTATGGATTGTGGACATTTCCTTCTGTGGAGACACGGTGGAGaactaa